A segment of the Gossypium hirsutum isolate 1008001.06 chromosome D10, Gossypium_hirsutum_v2.1, whole genome shotgun sequence genome:
attaaattaaaccaaaatatGTTATGTGCTACCATTTGATTGAtttgtcaatttattttaacaatcAACATGATCAATAACGGAAACCATTATGGTTTTTATCAACGACAGAACTGaatgtaaatttaatataaaattttaattaattttttttacattttctaaaCTACTTTTTGACGTATAAGccataactaaataaataaatttgactCATCTAACAATATAATACCTCCTACGTAGTAACCAAAGAATTTGGAATAAGCCTCGTAAGCAACCATTGAGTAATTTTAAATACCCTTGCTTAGTTGCCTTGATTTATTGTCGAGTACTCCacttctctcttcttcttctttttggcTTGAAAAATTCCCAGAAAAATGGAGAAAAAGGTGAAAGCCCTACTTGATACCATCACTtttcttgtatttcttttcttcGACTTTGTTGATGTTGTTCTTTGTGTGGCATACGAATTACTCGATAAGTTGTTTGAAGCTAAACCCTTTCCATGTTATTGCGGGAAAAAGTTGGAGACGAAGGAATTGTCAGAGACCTTGTTTTGGAGGAAAAACGTTTTCCGGGAAATGGGTTTCCTTAGTTTTGGGAGAAAAATATGTGAAGCTGTAAAGAAAAGAGATGATGGAAATAGAGGAGAGGTGGTGAATAGGTGGTCAGATTGTGGATGTGATTCCTGTGTTTCTTGGATGAAGAAAAGTAATCAGAAGCTTCATGTCGTTGTTAAAGAGTTTCCACAAGGTTACCTTGTTTAACTGTTTACATAATTTTTCAAACATTCACAAAATTTCTAACTTCGTCTTTCTTTTTGAGTCGAAGTAttattgatgcctatatctttACATGACAGTAAACAGTGAGGATGGTCCAAGAGAAGAGGCAACTACTGAAAATGTGATCTTCTTACATGgattcctttcttcttcttcatatTGGACGCACTCAGTTTTCAAGTATCTATCTGAGCCTCTAAACCATCAAATCTACAGATATTTTGCAGTTGATCTACTGGGATTTGGGAAGAGTCCAAAGCCAAATGATTGTTTATATACTTTAAATGATCATGTGGAGATGATTCACAAATCTGTAATCTCTGCATATGAGTTGAGCTCTTTCCATTTGGTGGCACATTCCATGGGTTGCAATATTGCTTTGGCATTAGCTGCAAAGTACCCAAAGTTTGTCAAATCAGTCACTCTTGTTGCACCTGTGAGTAGATGATCAACTTCTAACTTCAATTAATTTTGTTCAATTGGAGTTGAAATTTTGGATTCATGGGTAGATTGTAAAtgctaaaaattaaatttcacctctattaagtcatcaatacgaatttgatatattttttaactaCACAAATTTTAGTTGCacccaaaaattaaatttcacctctttttcttatttcttattctctttacttatttatttattgcatTCTATACATGTAGCCTTACTTTTCTGATTCAAATGATGAAACAAGTTCTTCAATGGCGCTCAACACAGTTGCTAGAAAAACACTATGGCCACCACTAGCATTTGGTAAATCAGTTATGACATGGTACGAACATGTGGGAAGATTTTTTTGCTTCCTTATTTGCAAGAACCATACCACATGGGAGAGGATTTTCAAGCTATTCACTCAAACAAGGTAACAATTTAGTCACTTTTCATACCATATGTAAGAAATGTATATTTAATGtctatttcaattattttatttaaatttcaatacgAAATGTTTCGATTTCGTATCTTCAATTTCAGGGAACT
Coding sequences within it:
- the LOC107935308 gene encoding probable lysophospholipase BODYGUARD 4; amino-acid sequence: MEKKVKALLDTITFLVFLFFDFVDVVLCVAYELLDKLFEAKPFPCYCGKKLETKELSETLFWRKNVFREMGFLSFGRKICEAVKKRDDGNRGEVVNRWSDCGCDSCVSWMKKSNQKLHVVVKEFPQVNSEDGPREEATTENVIFLHGFLSSSSYWTHSVFKYLSEPLNHQIYRYFAVDLLGFGKSPKPNDCLYTLNDHVEMIHKSVISAYELSSFHLVAHSMGCNIALALAAKYPKFVKSVTLVAPPYFSDSNDETSSSMALNTVARKTLWPPLAFGKSVMTWYEHVGRFFCFLICKNHTTWERIFKLFTQTRELNFMVVDLTRHTHHSAWHSMHNVICGGSKFMDDYVGILINAKVKVWVIHGDQDLTVPLDCSNNLKMKFPQLKLIIVQNVDHGTVIFHRKRDFVKSLQHIWATS